A section of the Tachysurus fulvidraco isolate hzauxx_2018 chromosome 7, HZAU_PFXX_2.0, whole genome shotgun sequence genome encodes:
- the LOC113662790 gene encoding nuclear body protein SP140-like protein isoform X2 has product MDSDMDVESGSDSDQDWRSKKVKRRRTRTRTRRTKSFSPQEKPTRVPKDWRRVGESLKKKHKFPVTCGSKEGILHKDRYKKSKPCILSNDRWFTPSEFEKFGGKEKNKKWKISILCSHSKVPLQTFIQEGFLSSALFKTKRVQEQEVAEPVSRTNLIETRSRGNLDENRLTSTVMSELLDDPLTAESFEVRCSTGEGVLHVSRFATETRGKCIRTQDAWFTPRDFLTRYKADGNWRLDIKRHGVPLGELIMKRVLKLHIVNCRCPICTEDPLHVLDQKNDDVCFMCKIDGDLVCCDKCPRAFHHQCHEPALGDDTHSGHWTCCFCQSVKAERNRSS; this is encoded by the exons ATGGACTCAGACATGGATGTGGAGTCTGGGAGTGATTCAGACCAGGATTGGCGGAGTAAGAaagtgaagaggaggaggacgaggacgaggacgaggaGGACAAAATCATTCTCACCTCAAGAGAAACCCACAAGAG TTCCCAAGGATTGGCGACGAGTGGGCGAGAgcttaaaaaagaaacacaaatttCCTGTGACGTGTGGAAGTAAAGAAGGCATCCTACACAAAGATAGGTATAAAAAAA GTAAGCCGTGTATCTTGTCTAATGATCGGTGGTTCACTCCTTCTGAATTTGAGAAGTTTGGAGgaaaggagaaaaacaaaaagtggAAGATTAGTATCCTGTGCAGTCACAGTAAGGTTCCTCTGCAAACATTCATACAG GAAGGCTTTCTTTCCTCTGCATTGTTTAAAACAAAGCGTGTGCAGGAGCAGGAGGTAGCCGAG CCGGTGTCCAGGACAAATCTGATTGAGACCAGAAGCAGGGGAAACCTTGATGAAA acagACTCACATCCACGGTCATGTCTGAGCTACTGGACGATCCTTTAACAGCCGAATCATTTGAAGTCAGGTGTTCTACAGGGGAAGGGGTTCTACATGTATCCCGCTTTGCtacag AGACGCGTGGGAAATGCATCAGGACGCAGGACGCCTGGTTCACCCCCAGGGACTTCCTCACCCGCTACAAGGCTGACGGAAACTGGAGATTGGACATCAAAAGACATGGTGTCCCTCTTGGAGAGCTCATAATG AAGAGAGTGTTGAAGCTTCACATAGTGAACTGCAGGTGTCCAATCTGCACAGAAGATCCTCTACATGTG CTGGATCAGAAGAATGATGACGTGTGCTTTATGTGCAAGATCGATGGAGATCTGGTGTGTTGTGACAAATGTCCACGTGCCTTCCATCATCAATGCCACGAACCAGCTTTAGGGGAcgacacacacag tggaCACTGGACCTGTTGCTTCTGCCAGTCTGTTAAAGCTGAAAGAAATCGGAGCTCATAA
- the LOC113662790 gene encoding nuclear body protein SP140-like protein isoform X3, which yields MVPKDWRRVGESLKKKHKFPVTCGSKEGILHKDRYKKSKPCILSNDRWFTPSEFEKFGGKEKNKKWKISILCSHSKVPLQTFIQEGFLSSALFKTKRVQEQEVAEPVSRTNLIETRSRGNLDENRLTSTVMSELLDDPLTAESFEVRCSTGEGVLHVSRFATETRGKCIRTQDAWFTPRDFLTRYKADGNWRLDIKRHGVPLGELIMKRVLKLHIVNCRCPICTEDPLHVLDQKNDDVCFMCKIDGDLVCCDKCPRAFHHQCHEPALGDDTHSGHWTCCFCQSVKAERNRSS from the exons ATGG TTCCCAAGGATTGGCGACGAGTGGGCGAGAgcttaaaaaagaaacacaaatttCCTGTGACGTGTGGAAGTAAAGAAGGCATCCTACACAAAGATAGGTATAAAAAAA GTAAGCCGTGTATCTTGTCTAATGATCGGTGGTTCACTCCTTCTGAATTTGAGAAGTTTGGAGgaaaggagaaaaacaaaaagtggAAGATTAGTATCCTGTGCAGTCACAGTAAGGTTCCTCTGCAAACATTCATACAG GAAGGCTTTCTTTCCTCTGCATTGTTTAAAACAAAGCGTGTGCAGGAGCAGGAGGTAGCCGAG CCGGTGTCCAGGACAAATCTGATTGAGACCAGAAGCAGGGGAAACCTTGATGAAA acagACTCACATCCACGGTCATGTCTGAGCTACTGGACGATCCTTTAACAGCCGAATCATTTGAAGTCAGGTGTTCTACAGGGGAAGGGGTTCTACATGTATCCCGCTTTGCtacag AGACGCGTGGGAAATGCATCAGGACGCAGGACGCCTGGTTCACCCCCAGGGACTTCCTCACCCGCTACAAGGCTGACGGAAACTGGAGATTGGACATCAAAAGACATGGTGTCCCTCTTGGAGAGCTCATAATG AAGAGAGTGTTGAAGCTTCACATAGTGAACTGCAGGTGTCCAATCTGCACAGAAGATCCTCTACATGTG CTGGATCAGAAGAATGATGACGTGTGCTTTATGTGCAAGATCGATGGAGATCTGGTGTGTTGTGACAAATGTCCACGTGCCTTCCATCATCAATGCCACGAACCAGCTTTAGGGGAcgacacacacag tggaCACTGGACCTGTTGCTTCTGCCAGTCTGTTAAAGCTGAAAGAAATCGGAGCTCATAA
- the LOC113662790 gene encoding uncharacterized protein LOC113662790 isoform X1 → MNKLTSFLYLTALIDAIRDMSQCRLSRFYLSDCCSQTSMDSDMDVESGSDSDQDWRSKKVKRRRTRTRTRRTKSFSPQEKPTRVPKDWRRVGESLKKKHKFPVTCGSKEGILHKDRYKKSKPCILSNDRWFTPSEFEKFGGKEKNKKWKISILCSHSKVPLQTFIQEGFLSSALFKTKRVQEQEVAEPVSRTNLIETRSRGNLDENRLTSTVMSELLDDPLTAESFEVRCSTGEGVLHVSRFATETRGKCIRTQDAWFTPRDFLTRYKADGNWRLDIKRHGVPLGELIMKRVLKLHIVNCRCPICTEDPLHVLDQKNDDVCFMCKIDGDLVCCDKCPRAFHHQCHEPALGDDTHSGHWTCCFCQSVKAERNRSS, encoded by the exons ATGAATAAACTCACTTCCTTCCTGTATCTAACGGCTCTGATCGATGCCATCCGTGACATGTCTCAGTGCAGATTGAGCAGATTTTACTTGA GCGACTGCTGCAGTCAGACAAGCATGGACTCAGACATGGATGTGGAGTCTGGGAGTGATTCAGACCAGGATTGGCGGAGTAAGAaagtgaagaggaggaggacgaggacgaggacgaggaGGACAAAATCATTCTCACCTCAAGAGAAACCCACAAGAG TTCCCAAGGATTGGCGACGAGTGGGCGAGAgcttaaaaaagaaacacaaatttCCTGTGACGTGTGGAAGTAAAGAAGGCATCCTACACAAAGATAGGTATAAAAAAA GTAAGCCGTGTATCTTGTCTAATGATCGGTGGTTCACTCCTTCTGAATTTGAGAAGTTTGGAGgaaaggagaaaaacaaaaagtggAAGATTAGTATCCTGTGCAGTCACAGTAAGGTTCCTCTGCAAACATTCATACAG GAAGGCTTTCTTTCCTCTGCATTGTTTAAAACAAAGCGTGTGCAGGAGCAGGAGGTAGCCGAG CCGGTGTCCAGGACAAATCTGATTGAGACCAGAAGCAGGGGAAACCTTGATGAAA acagACTCACATCCACGGTCATGTCTGAGCTACTGGACGATCCTTTAACAGCCGAATCATTTGAAGTCAGGTGTTCTACAGGGGAAGGGGTTCTACATGTATCCCGCTTTGCtacag AGACGCGTGGGAAATGCATCAGGACGCAGGACGCCTGGTTCACCCCCAGGGACTTCCTCACCCGCTACAAGGCTGACGGAAACTGGAGATTGGACATCAAAAGACATGGTGTCCCTCTTGGAGAGCTCATAATG AAGAGAGTGTTGAAGCTTCACATAGTGAACTGCAGGTGTCCAATCTGCACAGAAGATCCTCTACATGTG CTGGATCAGAAGAATGATGACGTGTGCTTTATGTGCAAGATCGATGGAGATCTGGTGTGTTGTGACAAATGTCCACGTGCCTTCCATCATCAATGCCACGAACCAGCTTTAGGGGAcgacacacacag tggaCACTGGACCTGTTGCTTCTGCCAGTCTGTTAAAGCTGAAAGAAATCGGAGCTCATAA
- the LOC113662812 gene encoding nuclear body protein SP140-like protein isoform X1, whose product MKGIHTDSMDPLDFLSQEELKKFFHCKKTEISCMNEPHTFLNQLRDHDLVPEDLYKKVINMRSKERRKKGVYDILEWVEQKKGQRVKKFWWCVFQEHILQNYPVFRFLRNSLLDGSYKSYLTLPDTEDESDDETEPVQKEEEKVKGRKGSRKRKKSDEGTEEEEEEPGPSSFSTPSKKKAARKPTFCSPLKRGQKAEIWTWDLYKTTLPVTCGNKDATLHRDKLARGLKSILYEAKWFTPNEFEKLAGKGSSKNWKLSIRCQKTPLQKLIAEGHLQCPRMKRRCVRKSQRELFPSSSSESSSSPVSFSSLVSLRMDESSEDQEEEGEEDRERGADQAAEEEEDEDDGEDLTEFQAAVLPVSCGSITGELYKNRFTGGSRSKSIRTEERWFTPEDFVKQELTLTDRHWKKDILCHGKTLDYLVKKKVLHIHSVSCKCDCCDPTDPLAQNNDDVCFICDSDGDDDGELVCCDECPRAFHKDCHLPPYHNDSNGDKWMCTFCIWKINQRMWRDMSLEQALKSPINQNIMRCEYLLLCLYKEDVSRVFTKEPLTTVSGYSSVRSNPIWLDKVKDKLQRKLYTTVGEFVDDIRLVFQNWQTFNRDEDVSMLGTRLSELFEQKFHTCFKIQ is encoded by the exons ATGAAGGGCATTCACACTGACTCCATGGATCCGCTGGATTTTCTATCTCAGGAGGAGCTGAAGAAGTTTTTTCACTGTAAGAAGACTGAGATCTCTTGTATGAATGAACCGCACACCTTCCTCAACCAGCTCCGAGACCACGACCTGGTACCTGAGGATCTCTACAAG AAGGTCATAAATATGAGAAGTaaggagagaaggaagaaaggtGTGTATGACATTTTGGAGTGGGTGGAGCAGAAGAAAGGACAGCGTGTGAAGAAGttctggtggtgtgtgtttcaggagcaCATCCTGCAGAATTATCCTGTTTTCCGCTTTCTCCGAAACAGCCTTCTTGATG GATCCTACAAGAGTTATCTGACGCTCCCTGATACGGAGGACGAGAGCGACGATGAGACAGAGCCGGtgcagaaagaagaagagaaagtaaagggaaggaaaggaagcagaaagagaaagaaaagtgaCGAAGGgactgaggaggaggaggaggaaccaGGACCTTCATCTTTCTCCACCCCTAGCAAAAAGAAAGCGGCGAGAAAGCCCACGTTCT gctcaCCATTAAAAAGAGGACAGAAGGCTGAAATTTGGACGTGGGATCTGTATAAAACGACCCTCCCTGTTACTTGTGGTAATAAAGATGCCACGCTGCATCGGGACAAGTTAGCCAGAG GGTTGAAGAGTATTCTGTACGAGGCTAAGTGGTTCACACCAAATGAGTTTGAGAAGCTTGCAGGAAAAGGAAGCTCCAAGAACTGGAAGTTGTCCATCCGCTGCCAAAAAACCCCACTGCAAAAACTTATAGCG gagGGTCATCTGCAGTGTCCACGCATGAAGAGACGATGCGTTCGGAAG agtcagagagagttGTTTCCCAGCAGTTCCTCTGAAAGCTCCTCCAGCCCTG TTTCATTCTCATCCTTAGTATCTTTACGGATGGACGAATCAAGCGAAGACCaggaggaggaaggagaagaagacaGAGAACGAGGAGCAGACCAGGCGgcagaagaagaggaggatgaagatgatggaGAAGATCTGACCGAGTTTCAGGCTGCGGTTTTACCAGTCAGCTGTGGTTCCATCACTGGGGAGCtgtataaaaatagatttacaG gtgggtCACGCAGTAAGAGCATCCGCACAGAGGAGCGCTGGTTCACTCCTGAGGACTTTGTAAAGCAGGAGTTAactctgacagacagacactggaAGAAAGATATACTGTGTCACGGAAAAACCCTCGACTACCTGGTGAAG AAGAAGGTCCTGCATATCCACTCTGTGTCGTGCAAATGTGATTGTTGTGATCCTACTGACCCG CTGGCTCAGAATAACGACGACGTCTGCTTCATTTGTGACTCTGACGGAGATGATGACGGAGAGCTGGTGTGCTGTGACGAGTGTCCACGAGCTTTCCATAAGGACTGTCACTTACCACCTTACCACAACGACTCTAACGG GGATAAATGGATGTGTACTTTCTGCATTTGGAAGATTAACCAGCGAATGTGGAGAGACATGAGTCTGGAACAAGCTTTGAAAAGTCCTATAAACCAAAACAttatg CGCTGTGAGtatttgctgttgtgtttgtataaGGAGGACGTGAGCCGTGTGTTTACTAAAGAGCCCTTAACAACC GTGTCGGGATACAGCAGTGTGAGGTCTAATCCCATATGGCTGGATAAAGTCAAGGACAAACTGCAAAGAAAATTGTACACCACAGTGGGAGAGTTTGTAGATGACATCAGGCTCGTCTTCCAAAACTGGCAAACTTTTAACCGG gaTGAAGATGTTAGCATGTTGGGAACCAGACTGAGCGAGCTCTTTGAGCAGAAGTTCCACACCTGCTTTAAGATCCAGTAG
- the LOC113662812 gene encoding nuclear body protein SP140-like protein isoform X2 — MKGIHTDSMDPLDFLSQEELKKFFHCKKTEISCMNEPHTFLNQLRDHDLVPEDLYKKVINMRSKERRKKGVYDILEWVEQKKGQRVKKFWWCVFQEHILQNYPVFRFLRNSLLDGSYKSYLTLPDTEDESDDETEPVQKEEEKVKGRKGSRKRKKSDEGTEEEEEEPGPSSFSTPSKKKAARKPTFCSPLKRGQKAEIWTWDLYKTTLPVTCGNKDATLHRDKLARGLKSILYEAKWFTPNEFEKLAGKGSSKNWKLSIRCQKTPLQKLIAEGHLQCPRMKRRCVRKSQRELFPSSSSESSSSPVSFSSLVSLRMDESSEDQEEEGEEDRERGADQAAEEEEDEDDGEDLTEFQAAVLPVSCGSITGELYKNRFTGGSRSKSIRTEERWFTPEDFVKQELTLTDRHWKKDILCHGKTLDYLVKKVLHIHSVSCKCDCCDPTDPLAQNNDDVCFICDSDGDDDGELVCCDECPRAFHKDCHLPPYHNDSNGDKWMCTFCIWKINQRMWRDMSLEQALKSPINQNIMRCEYLLLCLYKEDVSRVFTKEPLTTVSGYSSVRSNPIWLDKVKDKLQRKLYTTVGEFVDDIRLVFQNWQTFNRDEDVSMLGTRLSELFEQKFHTCFKIQ; from the exons ATGAAGGGCATTCACACTGACTCCATGGATCCGCTGGATTTTCTATCTCAGGAGGAGCTGAAGAAGTTTTTTCACTGTAAGAAGACTGAGATCTCTTGTATGAATGAACCGCACACCTTCCTCAACCAGCTCCGAGACCACGACCTGGTACCTGAGGATCTCTACAAG AAGGTCATAAATATGAGAAGTaaggagagaaggaagaaaggtGTGTATGACATTTTGGAGTGGGTGGAGCAGAAGAAAGGACAGCGTGTGAAGAAGttctggtggtgtgtgtttcaggagcaCATCCTGCAGAATTATCCTGTTTTCCGCTTTCTCCGAAACAGCCTTCTTGATG GATCCTACAAGAGTTATCTGACGCTCCCTGATACGGAGGACGAGAGCGACGATGAGACAGAGCCGGtgcagaaagaagaagagaaagtaaagggaaggaaaggaagcagaaagagaaagaaaagtgaCGAAGGgactgaggaggaggaggaggaaccaGGACCTTCATCTTTCTCCACCCCTAGCAAAAAGAAAGCGGCGAGAAAGCCCACGTTCT gctcaCCATTAAAAAGAGGACAGAAGGCTGAAATTTGGACGTGGGATCTGTATAAAACGACCCTCCCTGTTACTTGTGGTAATAAAGATGCCACGCTGCATCGGGACAAGTTAGCCAGAG GGTTGAAGAGTATTCTGTACGAGGCTAAGTGGTTCACACCAAATGAGTTTGAGAAGCTTGCAGGAAAAGGAAGCTCCAAGAACTGGAAGTTGTCCATCCGCTGCCAAAAAACCCCACTGCAAAAACTTATAGCG gagGGTCATCTGCAGTGTCCACGCATGAAGAGACGATGCGTTCGGAAG agtcagagagagttGTTTCCCAGCAGTTCCTCTGAAAGCTCCTCCAGCCCTG TTTCATTCTCATCCTTAGTATCTTTACGGATGGACGAATCAAGCGAAGACCaggaggaggaaggagaagaagacaGAGAACGAGGAGCAGACCAGGCGgcagaagaagaggaggatgaagatgatggaGAAGATCTGACCGAGTTTCAGGCTGCGGTTTTACCAGTCAGCTGTGGTTCCATCACTGGGGAGCtgtataaaaatagatttacaG gtgggtCACGCAGTAAGAGCATCCGCACAGAGGAGCGCTGGTTCACTCCTGAGGACTTTGTAAAGCAGGAGTTAactctgacagacagacactggaAGAAAGATATACTGTGTCACGGAAAAACCCTCGACTACCTGGTGAAG AAGGTCCTGCATATCCACTCTGTGTCGTGCAAATGTGATTGTTGTGATCCTACTGACCCG CTGGCTCAGAATAACGACGACGTCTGCTTCATTTGTGACTCTGACGGAGATGATGACGGAGAGCTGGTGTGCTGTGACGAGTGTCCACGAGCTTTCCATAAGGACTGTCACTTACCACCTTACCACAACGACTCTAACGG GGATAAATGGATGTGTACTTTCTGCATTTGGAAGATTAACCAGCGAATGTGGAGAGACATGAGTCTGGAACAAGCTTTGAAAAGTCCTATAAACCAAAACAttatg CGCTGTGAGtatttgctgttgtgtttgtataaGGAGGACGTGAGCCGTGTGTTTACTAAAGAGCCCTTAACAACC GTGTCGGGATACAGCAGTGTGAGGTCTAATCCCATATGGCTGGATAAAGTCAAGGACAAACTGCAAAGAAAATTGTACACCACAGTGGGAGAGTTTGTAGATGACATCAGGCTCGTCTTCCAAAACTGGCAAACTTTTAACCGG gaTGAAGATGTTAGCATGTTGGGAACCAGACTGAGCGAGCTCTTTGAGCAGAAGTTCCACACCTGCTTTAAGATCCAGTAG
- the LOC113662789 gene encoding nuclear body protein SP140-like protein, whose protein sequence is MDYLNTLTHDELVSFFRRKKAEISCMEEPHIFLRQLRDHDLVPEDLYKKVTKRRIRKRIEEGVYEILDSLENEGGEFVKRFWSCVFQDHILQKYPVFRALRNSIQDGPFRNYVTLPNAENPSRRNEGERQGKKQAQTKKAKKRKMADKEADEDKAGPSSGSRQKKAAMEPKSSLLLHGGKLLVTCGDKRGTLDTDKLAKGEKCICSEDQWFIPVEFERFSGKGSCKNWKTSIRYQNTTLQKLIKDGHLKCPKNYKRSRSKSPMVCFSSVKSSNSQSMSSRETDKSSDEYITDDEEEEEEEEEEEEEEDSKRAHLSTLLTLPVSCGSVSGVLYKSRFSGGSRSKSIRTEERWFTPVDFVKQELTLTDRHWKKDILCHGKTLNYLVKKKILQIHSVQCSCAVCRPGEKEQDNDDVCYICNSERNLVFCDKCPRAYHHHCHLPTLQQEALRGTWICTYCVFKCNQKLWIQMNRKGAMNSPVSMNMMRCEYLLLFLYKADTQRVLTDDPTKTMGRCTDVISKPMWLNKVKSKLQENKYTRVKEFVDDIRLIFKNCQTLNRGNKSGKMMAAKLKMFEQEFNSVFKIH, encoded by the exons ATGGATTATTTGAATACTCTTACTCATGACGAGTTGGTTAGTTTTTTTCGCCGTAAGAAGGCGGAGATCTCTTGTATGGAGGAACCTCACATCTTCCTGAGGCAGCTCCGAGATCACGACCTGGTGCCTGAGGATCTCTACAAG aaaGTAACAAAGAGGAGAATTAGGAAGAGAATAGAGGAAGGTGTTTATGAGATTTTGGACAGTTTGGAGAATGAGGGAGGAGAGTTTGTCAAGCGCTTTTGgagttgtgtgtttcaggaccACATCCTGCAGAAATACCCTGTTTTCCGCGCTCTCCGAAACAGCATCCAGGACG GTCCCTTTAGGAATTACGTAACGCTTCCTAATGCAGAGAATCCAAGCAGGAGAAACGAAGGTGAGAGACAAGGAAAGAAGCAAGCGCAAACAAAGAAggcaaaaaagagaaagatggcTGATAAGGAGGCAGATGAAGATAAAGCAGGCCCTTCCTCAGGGTCCAGACAGAAGAAAGCGGCCATGGAGCCTAAGTCCT CATTGCTGTTACATGGAGGAAAACTTCTTGTTACGTGCGGAGACAAAAGAGGCACATTAGATACAGACAAGCTTGCCAAAG GAGAAAAGTGCATTTGTTCTGAGGATCAGTGGTTCATCCCAGTTGAGTTTGAGAGATTTTCAGGAAAGGGAAGTTGCAAGAACTGGAAAACCAGCATCCGCTAccaaaacactacattacagaAACTTATAAAG gaCGGTCATCTGAAGTGTCCGAAGAATTACAAACGTAGTCGATCGAAG AGTCCGATGGTTTGTTTCAGCTCTGTGAAAAGCTCCAACTCTC AGTCAATGTCCAGTAGAGAGACTGATAAATCCAGTGATGAGTACATaactgatgatgaagaagaagaagaagaagaagaagaagaagaagaagaagaagacagcaAGAGAGCACATTTGTCAACACTCCTGACTTTACCAGTCAGCTGTGGATCTGTCAGTGGGGTTTTATATAAAAGCAGATTTTCAG gtgggtCACGCAGTAAGAGCATCCGCACAGAGGAGCGCTGGTTCACTCCTGTGGACTTTGTAAAGCAGGAGTTAactctgacagacagacactggaAGAAAGATATACTGTGTCACGGAAAAACCCTCAACTACCTGGTGAAG AAAAAAATCCTGCAAATCCATTCAGTGCAGTGCAGCTGTGCTGTGTGTCGTCCTGGGGAAAAG GAGCAGGATAATGATGACGTGTGCTACATTTGTAACTCTGAGAGAAATCTGGTCTTCTGTGACAAGTGTCCACGAGCTTATCACCATCACTGCCACTTACCAACTCTACAACAAGAAGCACTACG gggCACTTGGATATGTACTTATTGTGTGTTCAAATGTAACCAGAAGTTGTGGATTCAAATGAACAGAAAAGGAGCAATGAATAGTCCTGTCTCCATGAACATGATG cGCTGTGAgtatttgctgttgtttttatataaggCGGATACACAGCGTGTGCTAACTGATGATCCCACCAAAACG ATGGGCAGATGTACAGATGTGATCTCTAAGCCCATGTGGCTAAACAAAGTGAAGAGCAAACTGCAGGAAAACAAGTACACAAGAGTGAAAGAGTTTGTAGATGACATCAGACTCATCTTCAAAAACTGCCAAACTTTGAACAGG ggTAATAAATCTGGCAAGATGATGGCAGCCAAACTGAAAATGTTTGAGCAGGAATTTAACAGCGTCTTTAAAATCCACTAG